In the Granulosicoccus antarcticus IMCC3135 genome, CCTGGTATGACAAGCGCAAGCATGGTCGTCGCTCAGGCCCCAAGCACTGAAAGAGTACACGTAAGGCCATTGTTCTAAACTATCAGGTGCAGGGTTGATAATTCTCAACAGCGGAGCAGTGCATTCTCGATAAAGTCCAATGAGCTTGCTCGCCAGAGAATTCGGAATGGTTACCCACGAATACGTAAAAAAAACGTCTGAAGCTCGAACCCCGGTATCTTCGCAAGAGTCTGGTCTGCAAAAAGGCAGCGCGATGTCGGTCAACAGGGTTCGTACGCTGGCTGCGAGCGAATGGCTTGTACAGGCGGCGATGGATATTCATGCCAGTCGTTACCAGAGTTTGTTGTACGGACTGTTTTTCGTCTTGATGGGCTTGGGTATTGATAGCGCTCACGAAGGTAACGCCGCATTCGCCATAGGGCTGAGTGCCGCGTTCATGTTTACAGGGCCATTTCTGTCAATCGGCTTGTATGAGTTATCCCGACAGATACAAGAGGGTGAAAAACTTGATCTGTGGTTGTCTATGTTCAGCTGGTGCAAAAATCCGGCAGCGGTCGGGCGTTTCGCTTTCTATCTGAGTGTGGTCATGGTTGCCTGGTTGTGGCTATCGACAGTCTTGATGGCAGCATTGCACCAACCCTCGGGTATGCTGTTCGCCGCTTTCTTGCTGAGCTTGTGGGCGGCACTGGCAATAGTTGTGTTCATGGCCAGTGTGGTTGCGATACCGATGATGCTGGATCGGCCAGTGAGTGCCGCGCAGGCTGTTCGATTCAGTCTCAGGTGTTGCCGGCTCAATGCCTGGGCTCTATGCCTCTGGGCATCTATCGTGGCCTGCGGTGTCGGTTTGTCACTGGCTCTGGGCTATTGGCCGCTTCTGTTGGTGGGTCCCTTGCTGGGTCATGCAACCTGGCATGCTTATCGAGATATGCTGGGTTGCCAGTACGCGGACATGCCGACAGACTCCGGAAAGGCATGATAGTTTTTTTGACGTCATGAATGACTAATGGTCGCTCGAGTGCCCGATATCGAAGCTTACTCTACCTCTGGCAAGCTGACTTCCAGAACCTGAACGTTACTCGGAGGTCGATCTGTATCGACGCCTTCGCCATCTATTTGTCCTACGGCTTGCACATAGAGGTGCAATCGGGATTGTTGTCTCCAGAGTTCAGTATCGTAGGAGGGTTCCCATCGGTCCACCGATTGATCAGTCAAAACAGTGTATTGCCACGTAGCACCGGTGGTGAGATTGCTACTGGCCATGATGGCGCGATCATCGTATTCTGAATCTCGATAGATGATGTGGAGTCGGTGGACGCCGTTTCGTGAATCAGAAATAATCTGCGGTCTGCTGATGGGTAGGCTTTTGGAACCGCCCCCGGATAGCGAAAAATCCATTTGCCTGTTACTGACTGTTTCACTGGTCCATTCAAGGGGTTCTCCACCCGAGCTTGTCTTGCTGATTGGATAGATGACATGGACTTGAGTGAACGCTGTGAGACTTTCACGGTAATAGGTCGCGATATAGGGTGTGCCATTGCTATCTGCTGTTATCGATGTCTGGTTGATCAGATTGCTGCCCTGACTAATGAGCCAGATTGGATCGACTGTCTGCTGTGTCATTGGAAGCGAGTAGTTGTTCCCGGTGGCGCTTTGCCAGCTAATGCCACCGTTGCCAGATCGGGCATAGTGCATGTCGTGATTGGTGGCAACATCGCCGGTTTCGCGCCAGACCCACGACAGGTGAATGGTGCTGTCTGAGCCGATATGAATTTGCCAATAGGCATTGCGTTGCCCTTCACCATCGAGCAGGTTGCTCTGAATGCGCTTCCACTGCATCAAGGCATGATCGTACTGGTTGATAATAAGTCGACCGTTGCCAGAACTGCCATCTCGGTAAGCAAACAGAATGTCCCCAGAGGGCAAGCGATGAAATTCGGGATAGGTGACTGCCATCTCGTCCGTGCCGACCATGGCCATCATGGGGCCCAATTGCAGACTCTCTGGAGCCAGCGAGCGTGCATAACGCAGAGTGTCAACATGATGATCCCAAGCCATGTGCACATAGCCAGTTCCATCGATCATGATACTGATACCGTTATGCGCATCGGTCGCTCTGCCGAAGTAGCCGGTTGCGGCCACCTCCCAGTCATCTGTGCCTAGGGGCCGCTTGCCCAGCATGACTTCGCTGTCATCTGAGTAGAAAGCGATGTATTGCTGCTGTTGATACGTTGCAAGGGAATTTTTGCGGAAGATGGTCGCATTGACACTGTTCTGCGCCCATCCCTGAGCAACATAACTCAGGTGATGATCGTATGGGTTATTTCCCGAGAGCTCAGTGTTGTTATCGCAGGCTGACAGGCTTGTTGCGACAAGCCAGGCTAGAAAGAGCACTGAACAGAATCTGCTCACTCGATATCCTGCCGTATACGGCCTCTGTAAAGTTCTCATCCGCAGTGGTGTGGATCATGGAAATACTATCTTAATTTCCGAGTTGCAAATTCCGATCCCGTTTCATTGTCATTCTGCTGTCATTCGCACGCGTTCTACTTGAGGTTTCTATTTCAAGCCTCGCTTTAAAACGGATTCGTGCCCATGCCTCCCACTCCTACTCGAACGCGCCTGTCAGTCATGATAGGTGGGATACTTCTGGCAACGTCAGTCTCGCCAGTGATAGCCGCCGACTACTTCGGGCGCATTGCCAGTTTTCCGGTTGCTGCTAATCTGCCCGTAGATGTTGCCCCTGATACTGAAACCTCCGCTGAAATCATCAGCGCCTCTGATGATGGCATGACGCTGATCTACAGTGACAGTCCCTTGGGAGGTATCGGTTTCATCGACATTACTGATCCGACTCTACCCGCGGCGGCAGGCTTTGTGTCTCTGGATGGTGAGCCTACCTCTGTGGTCGTTGCCGGATCCTATGCTCTGGTAGGGGTAAACACCTCTAGCAGTTACGCAGAGCCTGCCGGAAAACTGGTCATGGTTGAGATCTCCTCCCAGTCGGTAGTGGCTGAATGCGAGCTGGGTGGACAGCCCGATTCAGTAGCCTTGTCATCCGACAAGTCTCTGGTGGCCGTTGCGATCGAGAACGAACGTGATGAAGAGCTGAACGATGGAGCTTTGCCGCAATTGCCAGCAGGTTTTGTGAGTGTGCTGAGTCTGGGCGATAAGGGATCGATGGATTGTGCGGGGTTGAAGCGTATCGAGCTGACCGGTCTTGATATGGTTGGCAGTGATGACCCTGAGCCCGAATTCGTAGACTTCAATGAGAACAACGAATTGGTTGTCACATTGCAGGAGAATAATCATCTGGCAGTCATTGATGCGAACACCGGCAAGCTGTTGAACGACTTTACTGCCGGTACGGTCGATCTGATCAATGTCGACGTTGCGGAAGAAGGGGCGCTGACATTTTCTGGTCAGCAACTGGGGCGTGTTCGAGAGCCGGACGCGGTCAAATGGCTGGATGACGAGCGTTTTGTAACCGCCAACGAAGGTGATTATCAGGGTGGTTCAAGAGGCTTCAGTATTTTCGACAAGCACGGAGCGATGTTGTACGACAGCGGCCTTGATCTGGAATATCGTATTGCGCAGGCAGGTCACTATCCGGAAAATCGCAGTGGCAACAAGGGGGTGGAGCCTGAAGGGTTGGAAGTGGCAAGCTTCAATGGTGAAACCTATCTGTTCGTACTGGCCGAGCGTGCCGGTATGGTGGCTGTCTACAAGGATACGGGTGCCGAGCCTGAATTTATCCAGCTGTTACCCGCAGGTGTTGCACCAGAAGGTGTCATAGCCATTCCTTCCCGATCCCTGCTCGCTGTGGCCAATGAAGCGGATCTGGTTGCTGATGGCGGGGTGCGCTCACAGGTCATGCTCTATGCTCAGGATCAGAACGTGGCGAGTTATCCCACTATTGAGTCGGGAAGAATCGATGGTAAGCCGGTTGCCTGGGGTGCCTTGTCGGGGCTGGCTGCAGATCCTGTGGTACCTGGTCTGCTCTACGCGGTTAATGACAGCTTCTATGGTATGCAGCCGCAACTGCTGACTATCGATGCAAGCACTCAGCCCGCACGCATTACCCAGGCGACGACGATCACACGCAATGGCAGTGCTGCGCAATCACTTGACCTGGAAGGCGTTGCCAGTGATGGGCAGGGTGGCTTTTGGCTGGCCTCGGAAGGTCGTACGGAGCGTCTGATTCCGCATGCTGTTTTGCATGTGAATGCGCAGGGGCAGATCCAGAAGCAGATATCTTTTCCTCCTGAATTGCTGGCGGTAGAAAAACGGTTTGGCAGTGAAGGAATCACGCAAATTGGCGATACCTTGTGGATTGCCATTCAGCGCAGCTGGAGTGATGACCCAGAAGGTATGACGAAACTGTTGGCCTATGATCTGAAGAATGAGACGTGGGGAGCCGTTCACTATCCGCTTGAAAGTGCTGATGAGGGTTGGGTTGGGTTGTCCGAAATAACAACCTATGGCGATGCTGTCTATATCGTGGAACGGGATAATCAGATTGCGCAGGACGCTCGTATCAAGCGCTTGTACCGAGTCGCACTCGATGAGCTGAAGCCGGCGGCATTAGGCTCGCAGTTGCCGGTGGTTGAAAAGTGGTTGGTGCATGACTTTGTTCCGGACCTGCAGGCATTTAATGGCTATGTGCTGGATAAGATCGAGGGTTTCACTATTGATGCGGCAGGTGCGGCCTACGCGGTGACTGATAACGATGGTGTGGATGGCAGTAATGGTGAGACGCTGTTTTTCAACGTCTCGCTGGATGATAGGGTCAGCGTGGAATAGCTCCTCAGCGAGCACCGGTTTCAATCAAAAATGGCTGGTGCTCGTATCTGAATTGCTCTGGAATCACCGTAATGTCGGGTTTTTGACTTTAATGCATCGCAATGCAAGTCTGACAGTCGAAATATGCAATGCTGAATTGTTAAAATTCGTTAACTCGATCCCTTTTAAATCAATAATAATTTTGTGCTTTCAGGCAATTCATCTTTCGCATTTTGTCTCTAATTCATTGATTTCATAGATATGCACCAAAATGAATCGCAGAAAATGCGACCGCACCATCAAAAACGGCTAATACAACTCGATTGCCCATGCGAAAGGCGGTTTAGCACTGTGCCAAAGGGCTGATGATCTAACGGTTATCTTGTTTATGCCGCAATGCAATAGAAGTAATGAACGAATTCGACTGTTGTATCTGTGCCTGATGACGACATAATACTCATCGAAAGGGGTTATTGATGAATCACGTAACCTCATTCGCTAATTCAGTTGGCAGGGTGTTTCCTGTCAACACAATGATCAGGAAATGAATCATGAGTATTTTCAACAGTATTAAAGAAGCCTTTATCCGCGCCTCTGTCCACAACGGTAAAGTACGTGCCCGCCAAGAACTGATAAACATGAGCGACCGTCAGTTGGAAGACTTCGGTTTCTCAAAAGAACTGTTGCTTGAAGGTGTAAAAGCATGGCCATGGCGCGCTGATACTGGATCAGAAACTACGGTCAGTGCTGTTGTTGTAAACGCTTCTGCCAAGCCAGTGCAAGATCAACGCATTATCAGTCAGGCTATCAACGAACTGAGTTCTTACACAGATCGTGAGTTGGCAGAACTGGGTGTTACTCGTAACGGTATCGAAGAAGCTGTGCGCTACGGTCGTCCTGCAGTAGAAGGCGTGTTCGAATCACACAAGCACGCAGCTTGAATGTGGGAGCGGCATGAGGCGGCTTGACGCCGCCTTGTGTTCGAACGTTTTTACTTATGCCCGAACAGGTGCATGAATCAGTGATGCACGATTGTAGTTAGTGAAGTATTTGCTCGATGCAAAGACTCGAGAGTTCGAGGCAATCTAGCCTGCCTCCGAGTCCACGTGGGGTGTTAATGCCACGTGTCGATGAGCTGGCCTAAGCCGCATTTTTTGAATAGTTCAGTGTGGGTCTTGCCACTGGGCTTCCGAAACCCAAACCCGATAACGTCATGCTCCTGCCGGAGCGCAGAGTACGACGCCTCGTTTAGTGCCTACAGGCTCAGCTCAAATGAGCTGAGCCTGGCTTTATGGCCTACTCAGGTGGATTGAGAACACCACGACGTCGCAGTTCGGCAACCACTCGTTCTGCCGCCTGTTCGGCGCTCATGGCAGATGTGTCGACCATGATCTCCGGCTGTTCTGGTGCTTCATACGGTGAGTCTATACCCGTAAAGTTGCTCAGTTCGCCGCGGCGTGCTTTCTTGTACAAGCCTTTGGGATCGCGATCTTCAGCGATGCTCAATGGCGTGTCGACATGCACCTCGATGAATTCACCTTCCTCGACCAGTGAGCGGGCGAGAGCGCGCTCGGAGCGGAATGGCGAGATGAAGGCTGTCAGCACGATCAGTCCGGAATCGACCATCAGGCTGGCTACTTCACCGATACGTCGGATGTTCTCGACACGATCCGCGTCAGTGAAACCCAGGTCACGATTCAGGCCGTGACGAACATTGTCACCGTCAAGAAGGTAGGTGTGATGTCCTTTGGCCAGCAACTGCTTTTCAACCAGATTTGCAATCGTTGACTTGCCAGCACCTGAGAGTCCGGTAAACCAGACAATCGCTGGTTTCTGGCTTTTCTGTGCAGAGCGAACCTTCTTGTCAACATCAGTTGCCTGTAAGTGAATGTTGTCAGCACGTCGCAATGAGAAGTGCAGCATGCCTGCGCCCACAGTTGCATTATTCATCCGGTCTATCAGGATGAAGCCGCCCATTTCACGATTCGTTTTGTAAGAATCAAATGCCAGTGGCTGGTCGGTGCTGATGTTGCAAACACCAATGGCGTTGAGTTCCAGCTGCGTTGCTGCACTCTCTTCCAGTGTGTTGACATTCACCTGGTGCTTGATAGTTGTCACTGTCGCATTGACGGTCTTGGTGCCCATCTTCAGCAGATAGGGGCGACCCGCCAGCAACGGTTCATCATGCATCCATACAATGGTCGTTTCAAACTGATCGGCCACACTGGCCGGTGCTTCGCCAGCTGATATGACATCACCTCTGGAGGCATCGACTTCGTCGGTCAGTGTCAGTGTCACGGACTGGCCGGTGACAGCCTCATCAAGATCGCCATCAAAAGTCACGATACGAGCAACCTGGCTCATGCGACCTGATGGTTGTATGCGGATTGCATCGCCGGGTGCGACACGGCCACCGGTAATGGTGCCTGCGTAGCCACGAAAATCCAGTGACGGTCGATTGACCCACTGTACAGGCATGCGAAACGCTTCTTCCTGGCGACGCTCGTTGTCGATCTTGACGGTCTCCAGCCAGGACAGCAGTGTTGTGCCGTGATACCACGACATGTTGTTGCTAGGCTCGGTGATGTTGTCGCCCGCCAATGCCGACATGGGAATGGCGGTGATGTTTTCGATATTCAGAGACTTGGCAAACTTCATATAGTCTTCAGTGATGCTGGTGAAGACACTCTCGTCATAATCCATCAAGTCCATCTTGTTGACAGCCAGTACGACGTTGCGAATACCCAGTAGCGAAACCAGGTAGCTATGACGCCTGGTTTGGGTTAGCAGGCCGGCGCGAGCATCAACCAGAATGACGGCAACATCAGCCGTGGAGGCGCCAGTAACCATGTTTCGCGTGTATTGCTCATGTCCCGGGGTATCGGCAACAATGAACTTGCGACTGTCGGTAGAAAAGAAGCGATAGGCAACATCAATGGTGATGCCTTGTTCGCGTTCTGCAGCAAGCCCATCGACAAGCAGTGCGAAGTCGATGTTCTTGCCTTGAGTTCCCCATTTTTTCGAGTCGTTAGTGACCGTATCCAGCTGGTCTTCGAAGAGGGTTTTTGATTCATAGAGAAGACGACCAATCAGCGTACTCTTGCCATCGTCGACGCTGCCACAGGTAATGAATCGCAGCAGGCTTTTGTGTTCGTGTTTGTCCAGGTAGGCACTGATATCGTTCGCGATCAGCGCATCAGATTCGGCTTGCATCAGAAGTAGCCCTCTTGCTTTTTCTTTTCCATGGAGGCGGCTGAATCGTGATCGATCATGCGGCCCTGACGTTCGGAGGTGCGCGTCAGCAGCATCTCCTGAATGATTTCTTCAAGTGTGGTTGCAGTAGATTCGACCGCACCTGTGAGCGGATAGCAGCCCAGGGTACGAAAGCGTACGCTGCGCATTTCCGGTACTTCACCTTCCTTCATGGGCATGCGATCGTCGTCCACCATGATCATGGCGCCATCGCGCATGACAACAGGGCGTTCGCCAGCCAGGTACAGGGGCACGATGGGGATGTTCTCGCGGTGAATGTATTGCCAGATATCCAGTTCTGTCCAGTTGGAGATCGGGAATACGCGGATTGATTCATCGCGTTGTTTGCGTGCGTTGTACAGGCTCCAGAGTTCCGGGCGCTGGTTCTTTGCATCCCAGCGATGTTGCGCGCTGCGAAAGGAGAACACGCGTTCTTTGGCTCGTGATTTCTCTTCATCGCGTCGGGCACCGCCAAAGGCGATATCGAAGCGGTGCTCGTCCAGAGCTTGCTTGAGACCCTGAGTCTTCATGATGTCGGTGTGTAGAGCTGAACCGTGTGTGAAAGGGTTGACCTTCTGAGCCACGCCTTCAGGGTTGATGTGGGTCAGCAGTTCCATGCCATATTCCTTGACGATCTTGTCACGAAAGTCGTACATGGCCTTGAACTTCCAGCCGGTATCGACGTGCAGCAAAGGAAAAGGTGGGGTCGCCGGAAAGAATGCTTTTCGGGCCAGGTGCAGCATGACTGCGCTGTCCTTGCCAACGGAGTAGAGCATGACTGGATTGTCAGCTTCGGCCACCACTTCGCGCATGATGTGGATGCTTTCAGCTTCCAGGCGCTGCAGGTGGGTGAGTGTGCGGGCGTTGCTCGTGCTGCCGGTCTTGCTGGCAGGCGACGCCGCAGGCTTTTTGTCGCTTGTTGATGTCATGGGGGTGGTCGTTTGTTGAGTTAAAGGCTCGTTATCTAGAGAGGAATAATCGGTCGGTTCGGTGATGACCAGGGTTTGCGTATCGCTGTCCTGCAGCCACCGCGCCAAGAGCGGGTCTCGCAGCAGATGGGCGCCGGGCAGTACCAATGCAATGCCGGTGGTGTGTTCCATGGCCAGTGCCTGGAAGAAGCTCAGGTACTCGCTGGCTTTTGGGGTTGTAGCGGTGAGGCTCCAGTAAGCATGACCGCGCAAGTCATGAGCAAACAGCTGGTGTCGTGATCCTGCCAGTCGTCGGCTGGCCACCCAATGTACCGGGGTGCCGCGGCGGCGTGCCTTGCGAGCGAAGCGTTCGTGTTCGGTTTGCCAGTGCGATGTGCCTGGACGATTTTGCAAGCGACGATAGCGACTGTCGGGCTGTAACGACCATTTGCTCAGCCAGCTGAGCACAGTCGAGCGGCTGATCTTCAATGACTGGGTTTCCAGCCATTGGCGGGTGCGCTCGCTGTTCCACAATGGCTGGGCCTGGCGGTTCGAATCCGGCCTCAAAGTTGCTGCATTCAAGAGGTGCTGGAGCAGTTTGTCCAGCTCCATGACTGCAGTGTTGGCCTTGGGGCGGCCACGAGGGCCTACATCAACGGCTTCCCAGCCACCTTGCTGGTACGCCTTGACCGCTGCAATGATGGTGGGGGCGCTGAGGCCGACGATGCTTTGGGTTTCTGCGAGCGTTCTGCCATCCAGGCGCTGCTGCACGGCTCGATGCCGCAAGGCATTGAGTTCGCTGACAGACTGGCGAGAGGAGGGTTGTTTGCTCAAGAGAGGTACTATTAAAGTTTATTTCATACTGTAGCGGCAAGTTTGCATGCTTCATGCCGTTAATTGCGTTTTATAAAACTTTAATACCTGTCATTATGTGAAGTGCCTTCGACTCGCGATAGATACCGCAGCAGCGTATACTTGGGTTTTTGGCGTTTCACTACATTCATGACACGAAAGGTATTCATCAAGACACACGGTTGTCAGATGAACGAATACGACTCGGCAAAGATGCTTGCTGTGCTGGCTGAAGATGGCCCGGTCGAAGCGACATCTGATCCTGCCGAAGCTGACATTCTGCTGCTCAATACGTGCTCCATCCGTGAGAAGGCTCAAGAAAAGGTCTTTTCGCAGTTGGGACGATGGCGTCCCTACAAGGAGGCCCGTGAGGGGGTGGTCATTGGTGTTGGTGGCTGTGTGGCCAGTCAGGAAGGCGAGGCAATCCACCAGCGAGCACCGTATGTGGATGTGGTGTTCGGTCCACAAACCCTGCATCGCCTGCCTCAGTTGCTGGAAAAAAGTCGACTCGACAGTGCTTCTGTGGTGGATATCAGCTTCCCTGAGATAGAGAAGTTCGACTGCTTGCCAGAGCCCAAGGCCGAAGGTCCGAGTGCCTACGTCTCTATTATTGAAGGGTGTAGTAAATACTGCAGCTTCTGCGTGGTGCCCTATACGCGCGGCGAAGAAATCAGCAGACCTCTGGATGATGTTGTTGACGAGGTCATGTCGCTGGCAGAGCAGGGTGTTCGGGAAATCCATCTCCTGGGTCAGAATGTAAACTCCTACCGAGGCACGATGCACGAAGGAGGAACCGCTGATCTGGCCTTGTTGATACGTTACGTGGCAGCCATTGAGGGTGTCGAGCGCATTCGTTTTACTACCTCACATCCGGTGGAGTTCAGTGATTCCCTGATAGAGGCCTATGCCACAGTGCCGGAGCTGGTCAGCTTTCTGCATCTGCCAGTGCAAAGTGGATCGGATCGCATATTGGCGGCGATGAAGCGTGGACATACAGCAATTGAGTACAAATCCAAGATCAGGAAGTTGATGTTGGCGCGTCCTGACCTCACATTGTCGTCTGATTTCATCGTCGGCTTCCCCGGCGAGACTGACAAGGACTTTGAGGACACCATGAAACTGATAGAAAGCATGGGCTTTGACCAGTCCTACAGCTTTATCTTCAGTGCGCGTCCCGGAACGCCGGCAGCCTCGCTACCTGATGAGACGCCCATGGCGGTCAAGAAGGAGCGTCTGGCACGCTTGCAAGCCCTGATCATCCAACAGGCTGCAGCCATTAGCAAGAGCATGATTGGCAGTACTCAGCGTGTGCTGGTTGATCGTCCCTCCAGAAAAGATCCTGAGCAGATGAGCGGGCGGACAGAAAATAATCGTGTCGTCAACTTTAACGGTGACACCTCCATGATCGGCCATTTTGCCGATGTGAAAATTACTGAAGCACTGCCCAATTCCCTGCGTGGCGAACTGGTCGAAATGGCTGAAACTGTGGTTGTTGCATGTCAAGATTAGAGTTTCGTGTCACGCCGCCTGACAATCAGCGACTCGCAAGATTGTGTGGCCAGTTTGACGAGCATCTCAAGCAAATCGAGAAGCGGCTCAATGTCTCGATTAGCAATCGCGGCGATCAGTTTTGTGTCGAAGGCGATTCCTCCTCTGCAGACAGCGCCAAGGCGCTTATCGATTATCTATACGAAATGACTGAAAACGAATCTCTGGCCCCTGAAGAGGTGCATTTGTCCTTGCAGGAGTCCGGGCTGGACGCCATGAAGAAGCCTTCTTCGGCGCCGCGTATCAATACGATTATCAAGACGCGTAAATCCACTATTCAATGTCGTGGGCCCAGACAGGTCGACTACGTGACGAGTATCAAGGAGCGTGATCTGACCTTTGGTATCGGTCCTGCGGGAACCGGCAAGACTTTTCTGGCGGTCGCCTGTGCGGTGGAAGCTCTGGAGTCTGACCAGGTGCAGCGCCTGGTGCTGGTCAGGCCGGCAGTTGAAGCCGGTGAGCGGCTTGGTTTTCTGCCCGGCGACATGATGCAGAAGGTTGATCCCTATCTGCGGCCTATCTATGATGCGCTGTATGAATTTCTGGGTGTTGAGCGGGTCGGCAAGCTGGTGGAGCGCAACATCATTGAAATCGCGCCTCTGGCTTACATGCGGGGACGCACCTTGAACCATTCTTGCATCATCATGGATGAGGCACAGAACACAACCGTTGAACAGATGAAAATGTTTCTGACACGTATTGGCTTTGGTTCCAAGGCTATTGTCACTGGTGATGTCACGCAAGTGGATTTACCGAAGCATCAGATGTCTGGACTGAAGCATGTGCA is a window encoding:
- the cysD gene encoding sulfate adenylyltransferase subunit CysD, with the protein product MTSTSDKKPAASPASKTGSTSNARTLTHLQRLEAESIHIMREVVAEADNPVMLYSVGKDSAVMLHLARKAFFPATPPFPLLHVDTGWKFKAMYDFRDKIVKEYGMELLTHINPEGVAQKVNPFTHGSALHTDIMKTQGLKQALDEHRFDIAFGGARRDEEKSRAKERVFSFRSAQHRWDAKNQRPELWSLYNARKQRDESIRVFPISNWTELDIWQYIHRENIPIVPLYLAGERPVVMRDGAMIMVDDDRMPMKEGEVPEMRSVRFRTLGCYPLTGAVESTATTLEEIIQEMLLTRTSERQGRMIDHDSAASMEKKKQEGYF
- a CDS encoding PhoH family protein gives rise to the protein MSRLEFRVTPPDNQRLARLCGQFDEHLKQIEKRLNVSISNRGDQFCVEGDSSSADSAKALIDYLYEMTENESLAPEEVHLSLQESGLDAMKKPSSAPRINTIIKTRKSTIQCRGPRQVDYVTSIKERDLTFGIGPAGTGKTFLAVACAVEALESDQVQRLVLVRPAVEAGERLGFLPGDMMQKVDPYLRPIYDALYEFLGVERVGKLVERNIIEIAPLAYMRGRTLNHSCIIMDEAQNTTVEQMKMFLTRIGFGSKAIVTGDVTQVDLPKHQMSGLKHVQQVLNGVEGLNFCEFTAADVVRHPLVQRIVSAYEAVEKKEDNA
- a CDS encoding esterase-like activity of phytase family protein, coding for MPPTPTRTRLSVMIGGILLATSVSPVIAADYFGRIASFPVAANLPVDVAPDTETSAEIISASDDGMTLIYSDSPLGGIGFIDITDPTLPAAAGFVSLDGEPTSVVVAGSYALVGVNTSSSYAEPAGKLVMVEISSQSVVAECELGGQPDSVALSSDKSLVAVAIENERDEELNDGALPQLPAGFVSVLSLGDKGSMDCAGLKRIELTGLDMVGSDDPEPEFVDFNENNELVVTLQENNHLAVIDANTGKLLNDFTAGTVDLINVDVAEEGALTFSGQQLGRVREPDAVKWLDDERFVTANEGDYQGGSRGFSIFDKHGAMLYDSGLDLEYRIAQAGHYPENRSGNKGVEPEGLEVASFNGETYLFVLAERAGMVAVYKDTGAEPEFIQLLPAGVAPEGVIAIPSRSLLAVANEADLVADGGVRSQVMLYAQDQNVASYPTIESGRIDGKPVAWGALSGLAADPVVPGLLYAVNDSFYGMQPQLLTIDASTQPARITQATTITRNGSAAQSLDLEGVASDGQGGFWLASEGRTERLIPHAVLHVNAQGQIQKQISFPPELLAVEKRFGSEGITQIGDTLWIAIQRSWSDDPEGMTKLLAYDLKNETWGAVHYPLESADEGWVGLSEITTYGDAVYIVERDNQIAQDARIKRLYRVALDELKPAALGSQLPVVEKWLVHDFVPDLQAFNGYVLDKIEGFTIDAAGAAYAVTDNDGVDGSNGETLFFNVSLDDRVSVE
- a CDS encoding BNR repeat-containing protein, translated to MSRFCSVLFLAWLVATSLSACDNNTELSGNNPYDHHLSYVAQGWAQNSVNATIFRKNSLATYQQQQYIAFYSDDSEVMLGKRPLGTDDWEVAATGYFGRATDAHNGISIMIDGTGYVHMAWDHHVDTLRYARSLAPESLQLGPMMAMVGTDEMAVTYPEFHRLPSGDILFAYRDGSSGNGRLIINQYDHALMQWKRIQSNLLDGEGQRNAYWQIHIGSDSTIHLSWVWRETGDVATNHDMHYARSGNGGISWQSATGNNYSLPMTQQTVDPIWLISQGSNLINQTSITADSNGTPYIATYYRESLTAFTQVHVIYPISKTSSGGEPLEWTSETVSNRQMDFSLSGGGSKSLPISRPQIISDSRNGVHRLHIIYRDSEYDDRAIMASSNLTTGATWQYTVLTDQSVDRWEPSYDTELWRQQSRLHLYVQAVGQIDGEGVDTDRPPSNVQVLEVSLPEVE
- the miaB gene encoding tRNA (N6-isopentenyl adenosine(37)-C2)-methylthiotransferase MiaB encodes the protein MTRKVFIKTHGCQMNEYDSAKMLAVLAEDGPVEATSDPAEADILLLNTCSIREKAQEKVFSQLGRWRPYKEAREGVVIGVGGCVASQEGEAIHQRAPYVDVVFGPQTLHRLPQLLEKSRLDSASVVDISFPEIEKFDCLPEPKAEGPSAYVSIIEGCSKYCSFCVVPYTRGEEISRPLDDVVDEVMSLAEQGVREIHLLGQNVNSYRGTMHEGGTADLALLIRYVAAIEGVERIRFTTSHPVEFSDSLIEAYATVPELVSFLHLPVQSGSDRILAAMKRGHTAIEYKSKIRKLMLARPDLTLSSDFIVGFPGETDKDFEDTMKLIESMGFDQSYSFIFSARPGTPAASLPDETPMAVKKERLARLQALIIQQAAAISKSMIGSTQRVLVDRPSRKDPEQMSGRTENNRVVNFNGDTSMIGHFADVKITEALPNSLRGELVEMAETVVVACQD
- the cysN gene encoding sulfate adenylyltransferase subunit CysN, encoding MQAESDALIANDISAYLDKHEHKSLLRFITCGSVDDGKSTLIGRLLYESKTLFEDQLDTVTNDSKKWGTQGKNIDFALLVDGLAAEREQGITIDVAYRFFSTDSRKFIVADTPGHEQYTRNMVTGASTADVAVILVDARAGLLTQTRRHSYLVSLLGIRNVVLAVNKMDLMDYDESVFTSITEDYMKFAKSLNIENITAIPMSALAGDNITEPSNNMSWYHGTTLLSWLETVKIDNERRQEEAFRMPVQWVNRPSLDFRGYAGTITGGRVAPGDAIRIQPSGRMSQVARIVTFDGDLDEAVTGQSVTLTLTDEVDASRGDVISAGEAPASVADQFETTIVWMHDEPLLAGRPYLLKMGTKTVNATVTTIKHQVNVNTLEESAATQLELNAIGVCNISTDQPLAFDSYKTNREMGGFILIDRMNNATVGAGMLHFSLRRADNIHLQATDVDKKVRSAQKSQKPAIVWFTGLSGAGKSTIANLVEKQLLAKGHHTYLLDGDNVRHGLNRDLGFTDADRVENIRRIGEVASLMVDSGLIVLTAFISPFRSERALARSLVEEGEFIEVHVDTPLSIAEDRDPKGLYKKARRGELSNFTGIDSPYEAPEQPEIMVDTSAMSAEQAAERVVAELRRRGVLNPPE
- a CDS encoding DUF2189 domain-containing protein is translated as MSLLAREFGMVTHEYVKKTSEARTPVSSQESGLQKGSAMSVNRVRTLAASEWLVQAAMDIHASRYQSLLYGLFFVLMGLGIDSAHEGNAAFAIGLSAAFMFTGPFLSIGLYELSRQIQEGEKLDLWLSMFSWCKNPAAVGRFAFYLSVVMVAWLWLSTVLMAALHQPSGMLFAAFLLSLWAALAIVVFMASVVAIPMMLDRPVSAAQAVRFSLRCCRLNAWALCLWASIVACGVGLSLALGYWPLLLVGPLLGHATWHAYRDMLGCQYADMPTDSGKA